The Streptomyces halobius genomic interval CCACGACGACGTCCGTGCCCCGCTCCATGCGCCGGTGCGCCTCGGCCAGCATCGAGTACGTCTTGCCGACGCCCGGTGCCGCACCGAGATAAATCCGTAGCTTGCCGCGTGCCATGGCCCCATTGTCTTACGTGAAAGCCGCCCCCATCGGGCTGGCCGGATTCGACATTACAGACCCCACAGGGGGACAAAACACCCAGGTAGTGGCTTGGTGTCGGGTCTTGACGCGACTCTGATACAGGTCCGCGCGCCCCCGCGAACCGACCGGGAGGATCCCGTATGACCGATGTCAGCGTCCGCATCTCCCCCACCGCCCGTGTCCGTATCGCCCACACCGCCGATCTGGACGCCGCCGCGCGCAAGGCCGCCCGTGCCCTGCTGTACGACGTCTTCGACGACATGACCGAGGACGACTGGGAGCACGCGCTGGGCGGTCTGCACGCGCTGTTCCACGAGGACGGGGAGCTGGTCGGGCACGCGTCCGTGGTGCAGCGGCGGCTGCTGCACGGCGGACGGGCACTGCGCTGCGGCTATGTGGAGGGCGTGGGCGTCCGCGCGGACCGGCGCGGCCGCGGCCTGGGCGCGGCGCTGATGGACGCCCTGGAGCGGGTGGTCCGCGGCGGCTACGACCTCGGCGCGCTGGGAGCCGCGGACACGGCCGCAGCCTTCTACGCGGCGCGCGGCTGGCAGCTGTGGCGCGGCCGGTCCTGGGCGCTCACCCCGACCGGCATCCGGCGCACCCCGGACGAGGACGGTTTCCTCTACGTCCTTCCGGGGGCCGTCCCGCTCGACCTCGACGGGGATCTCACCTGCGACTGGCGCGACGGTGACGTGTGGTGAGCGGAGGGCCGAGTCCCCGCGGAGGGCCGAGTCCCTCGTGAGCGCAATGACCGGGACCGCAGAACCGGGCGGCCCCGGAGAAGCTCTCCCCGGGGCCGCCCGCTGCGCGGTCCGTCGACTGCCGTGACCGCTCAGCCCTTGGCCCTGCCCCGCGCCAGGTCCTTCAGCGCGATGTTCAACTCCAGGACGTTCACCCGCGGTTCGCCCATGAAGCCCAGGATGCGGCCGTCGGTGTGCTCCTTGACCAGAGCCGCCACCTGCCGCACATCGAGGTGGTTCTCCTTGGCGACCCGGGTTGCCTGCAGCTCCGCGTACTCCGGGGAGATGTGCGGGTCCAGGCCGGAGGCGGACGAGGTCACCGCGTCCGCGGGAACCTCCGGCTGCGGGACGCCGTACGTCTCGGAGACCCACTTCTTGCGCCGCTGCACCGCCTCGGTCAGGTCGGTGTTGCTCGCACTCAGGTTGGTGGCCCCGGACACCTGCAGATCGTACTGGGTGTTGACGCCGTTGTCCCTGTTGCTGCCCAGTCCGTCCGACGGGCGCGGCTGGAAGTACCGCAGGTCCGGTATCGGATCGCCGTGCTTGTCCGTGCCCTTGTCGTAGCGCTGGCCGATCAGCGAGGAGCCGACCACCTTGCCGTGGGACGTCACCTCGGACCCGTTGGCCTGGTCCGGGAACACGGCCTGCGCCACGCCGGTGACCACCAGGGGGTAGATCACCCCGCAGACCACGGTCAGGACGAGCAGGGCGCGCAGCCCCGCCGCCGTCAACCGGGCGCTGTTGCGTACGGAGTTGTTCACGGAGGTCACCGGATTCCGGGGAAGAGGGAGATGAGCAGGTCGATGATCTTGATGCCGATGAAGGGTGCGATCAGCCCGCCCAGTCCGTAGATGCCGAGGTTGCGGCGCAGCATCCGGTCGGCGCTCACCGGCCGGTACCGCACGCCCTTCAGGGCGAGTGGCACCAGCGCGACGATGATCAGCGCGTTGAAGATGACCGCCGACAGGATCGCGGAGTTGGGGCTGGACAGCCGCATGATGTTGAGGGTGTCCAGGCCCGGGTAGGCCACCGCGAACATCGCCGGGATGATCGCGAAGTACTTCGCGACGTCGTTGGCGATCGAGAAGGTGGTCAGCGCACCACGGGTGATCAGCAGCTGCTTGCCGATCTCGACGATCTCGATGAGCTTGGTCGGGTTGGAGTCGAGGTCGACCATGTTGCCGGCCTCCTTGGCGGCCGACGTCCCGGTGTTCATCGCCACGCCGACGTCCGCCTGGGCCAGCGCGGGCGCGTCGTTGGTGCCGTCACCGGTCATCGCGACCAGCTTGCCGCCCGCCTGCTCCCGCTTGATCAGCGCCATCTTGTCCTCGGGCGTGGCCTCCGCGAGGAAGTCGTCCACACCCGCCTCGTCGGCGATGGCCTTGGCCGTCAGCGGGTTGTCACCCGTGATCATGACGGTCTTGATGCCCATCTGGCGCAGCTCGACGAACCGCTCGCGCATGCCGTCCTTGACGACGTCCTTGAGGTGGATGACGCCCAGGACGCGCGGACCGCGCTCGTCCTCCAGGGCGACCAGCAGCGGCGTGCCGCCGGCCTGCGAGATGGTGTCGGTCAGCTCCCGGGCGTCGGCGGCGACCTCGCCGCCGCGCTCCTTGACCCAGGCGATGACCGAACCGGTCGCGCCCTTGCGGATCTTGCGGTGGTGCCCGTCCTCGGTGACGTCCACGCCGGACATCCGGGTCTGGGCGGTGAACGGCACCCACTCGGCGTCCACCAGCTCACCCTGGTGGCGCTCGCGCAGCCCGTACTTCTCCTTGGCGAGGATGACGACCGAGCGGCCCTCGGGCGTCTCGTCGGCCAGCGAGGAGAGCTGGGCGGCGTCCGCGACCTCCGCCTCCGTGGTCCCGCGCACGGGCACGAACTCGGCGGCCTGGCGGTTGCCGAGGGTGATGGTGCCGGTCTTGTCGAGCAGCAATGTCGATACATCGCCTGCCGCCTCGACGGCCCGGCCGGACACCGCCAGCACATTGCGCTGCACCAACCGGTCCATACCGGCGATGCCGATGGCCGACAGCAGGGCGCCGATCGTCGTCGGGATCAGACACACCAGCAGCGCGAGCAGCACGATCATGGGCTGTTCCGCGCCGGCGTAGACCGCGAACGACTGCAGGGTGACGACCGCGAGCAGGAAGACGATGGTGAGCGACGCGAGCAGGATGTTCAGCGCGATCTCATTGGGCGTCTTCTGCCGTGCCGCGCCCTCGACCAGGTTGATCATCCGGTCGATGAAGGTCTCGCCCGGCTTCGTCGTGATCTTGACGACGATCCGGTCGGAGAGCACCTTCGTGCCACCGGTCACCGCGGACCGGTCACCGCCGGACTCCCGGATGACCGGGGCCGACTCACCCGTGATCGCGGACTCGTCGACCGACGCCACCCCTTCGACCACATCGCCGTCACCGGGAATGATGTCGCCCGCCTCGCACACGACCAGGTCACCGACGCGCAGTGCGGTACCGGGGACCTCCTCCTCGGTGCCGTCGACACCGCCGGTCAGCCGGCGCGCCACGGTGTCGGTCCTGGCCTTGCGCAGCGTGTCGGCCTGCGCCTTGCCGCGGCCCTCGGCGACCGCCTCCGCGAGGTTCGCGAAGATGACGGTCAGCCACAGCCAGGCGGCGATGGCCCAGCCGAACCAGTCCGACGGCGAGGTGATCGCGAAGATCGTGGTCAGCACGGAGCCGACCTCGACCACGAACATCACGGGGGACTTGGCCATCACCCGCGGGTCGAGCTTGCGTATCGCGTCCGGGAAGGACGTGACCAGCTGCTTGGGGTCGAAAAGACCGCCGCCCACGCGGCCGTCGCCGGGCTTGTGCCCGCTGGGGACGTCCTGATGCGGGGCGCGGGTCGGGGTAGCGGTCGAGCTGGAGGCCATGGAGCCCGGTTCCTCTGGTTTCACGGGGGCGGTCATGACAGGCCCTCCGCCAGCGGCCCGAGGGCCAGCGCCGGGAAGTAGGTCAGACCGGTGACGATCAGGATCGTGCCGACGAGTAGCCCGGTGAAGAGCGGCTTCTCGGTACGCAGGGTGCCCGCGGTCTCCGGGATCGGCTTCTGGTCGGCGAGCGAGCCGGCCAGCGCGAGCACGAACACCATCGGCAGGAAGCGGCCGAGCAGGATCGCCAGACCGATCGTGGTGTTGTACCAGGGGGTGTCGGCGTTCAGCCCGGCGAACGCGGAGCCATTGTTGTTGGCGCCGGAGGTGAAGGCGTACAGCACCTCGGAGAAGCCGTGCGGACCGGCGCCCAGCGCCTTGGTGTTGAGCATCGAGCCCAGGGCGTCCGGCAGCACCATCGAGGCGGCGCTGAAACCGAGCACCAGCGTCGGGGTGATGAGGATGTAGCACGCGGCGAGCTTGATCTCGCGGGTGCCGATCTTCTTCCCGAGGTACTCGGGCGTACGGCCCACCATCAGGCCGGCGATGAACACCGCGATGATCGCCATCACGAGCATGCCGTAGAGACCGGAGCCGACGCCGCCCGGCGCGATCTCACCGAGCATCATGCCCAGCAGATCGATGCCGCCGCCGAAGGCCGTGAACGAGGAGTGGAAGGAGTCCACCGCTCCGGTCGAGGTCAGCGTGGTGGAGACCGAGAAGATCGCGGAGGCGCCGACGCCGAAGCGGGTCTCCTTGCCCTCCATCGCCGCGCCCGCCGCCTGCAGCGCCGTGCCGCCGTGGGCGAACTCGGTCCACATCATCAGGCAGACGAAGCCGAGCCAGATGACGCCCATCGTGGCCAGGATCGCGTAGCCCTGCCGCACAGTGCCGACCAGCTTGCCGAAGGTGCGGGTCAGCGAGAACGGGATGACCAGGATCAGGAAGATCTCGAAGAGGTTGGTGAAGGCGTTGGGGTTCTCGAACGGGTGGGACGAGTTGGCGTTGGCGACGCCGCCGCCGTTGGTGCCTAGCTCCTTGATGACCTCCTGCGAGGCGTACGCACCGCCGCCGGTCTGCTGGGTGCCGCCCATGCCGTGCTCATTTACCAGCCGGCCGACCTCGTGGATGCCGGAGAAGTTCTGGATGGCGCCGCAGGCGACGAGGACGAGCGCGCCGATGACCGAGACGGGGAGCAGGATCCGTACGGTGCCGCGCACCAGGTCCGCCCAGAAGTTGCCGAGGTTGCCGGTGGGCCCGCCGGCCTGCCGGCCATGGATACCGTGGGCGAAGCCGCGGACGAGGGCGATGGCGACGGCGACGGCGATGCCGGTCGCGGCCGACACGAAGTTCTGCACCGCCAGGCCGGCCGTCTGCACGACATGGCCCATGGCCTGTTCGCCGCTGTAGGACTGCCAGTTGGTGTTGGCGACGAACGACGCCGCGGTGTTGAACGCCTGGTCCGGGCTGATCGACGCGAAGCCGAAGGACAGCGGCAGGATGCCCTGGACCCGCTGCAGCAGGAACAGGAAGAGCACACCCGCCACGGAGAAGGCGAGGACGCCGCGGAGATATGCGGGCCACCGCATCTCCGCGTCCGGATTGGCGCCGATGCAGCGGTAGATGACCTTCTCGACGCGGAGGTGCTTTGAGGAACTGTAGACGGCGGCCATGTAGTCGCCGAGGGGACGGTATGCCAGGGCCAGTGCTGCGATCAGCGCTGTCAGCTGGAGCACGCCTGCGAGAACGGGGCTCATATGTGGCTCTCAGAACCTCTCCGGGAAGACGAGGGCGAGGACCAGGTAGCCGAGCAGGCAGACGGCCACTATGAGGCCGACGATGTTTTCCACGGTCACAGCCTCGTCACCCCTTTGGCGACGAGAGCCACCAACGCGAAGACCGCGATCGTGACGACGACGAAGGCCACGTCGGCCATCGTGTGCTCCTAGGTGATGGGGAGTTGGGACCCCCAGAGCAAACCGTCCGTCCGGCCCGCCCCGACGGCCGTTGACGCCTCCCTTACGGCCACGAACGGGGCGTTGACGGAATCCTTACGCCTAGGGCTCTGGCCTGCAAAAACACCGGAGGGCCGTACTCCCTCAAACGGGAATACGGCCCTCCGCGACCGCCTCTGCCGAGCCGCTTGCTGGCGCGTTTCGCACCGCCGCGGCCCGTGGTGTGCTTCAGCGGATCTCGGTGATCTCCGGTCCGCGCTCCAGGCGCTCCACACCACCGCCGAAACGCGAGGTCTCGGCCGGCTCCTGCTGCACGCCGTCCGGCACCATCTGGGCGTCGTCCGGCAGCTTCAGGACGATCGGGTCGCGCGGCGCCATGGGGGCGTCACCGCGGACGATGACGGTGTCCCGGAAGATGTGCTCCAGCACCCCGGCGGCCTGCGGCTGCACCGCGCCCTGGCCGGAGATCACGCCGCGCAGGAACCACCGCGGACCGTCGACGCCGACGAAGCGCACGACCTGCACACCGTTCGTCCCGTCCGGCAGCTGCACCGGCACTTGGGCGCGCAGCTCCCAGCCCAGCGGGCCCTCGACCTCGTCGATGACCCCGCCCTGCTGGGTGATGCCGGAGGCGATCTCCTCTCGGACCTCGCCCCAGATCCCCTCGTTACGGGGGGCGGCGAACCCCTGCAGCTGCACGGCGCTGTCCTGCAGCACCACGGTCGCCGCGACGATCGCGTCACCGGCGACCTCCACCCGCAGCTCCATGCCCTCGACACCGGGCACGAACAGACCGCCCAGGTCCACCCGGCCCTCGCCCGGCTCCTTGACCTCCGAGGCGTCCCAGGGGCCGTCGGGCCGCGGCGCCGGCGGGAGGCTCACCCGCTCCTCCTCGTCCGCGACGGTCTCGTCCGAAGCCGCTTCCTCGGCGAGCTCCGCCACCTCGGCCGACTCTTCAGGAGCCTCGTTCTTCTTGCGACGTCCGAACACGTCACTGTCCTTCCCGGTCGGCACCGACCGATGCGTATTCATTCCCGCCCGTGGAGCCGCCCACCGCCGCATGACCGCCGGTGGAACCGAATCCCCCCTCGGCCCGCGCCGAGCCGGGAAGCTCCGCCACCTCGTGGAAGCGCACCTTCTCGACCTGCTGGACGACCAATTGGGCGATCCGGTCGAACCTCTCGAACCGCACGCTCTCGCGCGGATCCAGATTGACCACGATCACCTTGATTTCCCCACGGTACCCGGCATCCACCGTCCCAGGGGCATTCACCAACGCCAGTCCGCAGCGGGCCGCCAGACCCGACCGCGGATGCACAAAGGCGGCATAGCCGTCCGGCAGCGCGATCGACACTCCGGTGGGGAGCACGGCGCGCTCCCCCGGGGCGAGCTCGGCGGCCTCGGTGGTCACCAGATCCACTCCCGCGTCGCCCGGATGCCCGTACGCGGGGACGGGCACCTCCGGGTCCAGCCGCCGCAGCAGCACATCCACCGGATTCCGTACCTGACTCACGGGTTCACCTCAAACGCTCGCGCACGCCTGACCTGGTCCGGGTCGGCCATCGCCGCCTGGATCTCCTCGGCCCTTCCGTTGTCGATGAAGTGGTCGACCTTCACCTCGATGAAGACGGCCTGCGCGCGCACCGCGACCGGGCCGTCCGGGCCGCCTATCCGCCCGACGGCCGTCGAGTAGATCTTCCGCCCGTGCACCGCGGTGACCCGCGCGTCCAGATGCAGCACGGTGCCCAGCGGCACCGGCCGTACGTAGTCGGTCACCAGC includes:
- a CDS encoding GNAT family N-acetyltransferase, translated to MTDVSVRISPTARVRIAHTADLDAAARKAARALLYDVFDDMTEDDWEHALGGLHALFHEDGELVGHASVVQRRLLHGGRALRCGYVEGVGVRADRRGRGLGAALMDALERVVRGGYDLGALGAADTAAAFYAARGWQLWRGRSWALTPTGIRRTPDEDGFLYVLPGAVPLDLDGDLTCDWRDGDVW
- the kdpC gene encoding potassium-transporting ATPase subunit KdpC gives rise to the protein MNNSVRNSARLTAAGLRALLVLTVVCGVIYPLVVTGVAQAVFPDQANGSEVTSHGKVVGSSLIGQRYDKGTDKHGDPIPDLRYFQPRPSDGLGSNRDNGVNTQYDLQVSGATNLSASNTDLTEAVQRRKKWVSETYGVPQPEVPADAVTSSASGLDPHISPEYAELQATRVAKENHLDVRQVAALVKEHTDGRILGFMGEPRVNVLELNIALKDLARGRAKG
- the kdpB gene encoding potassium-transporting ATPase subunit KdpB; amino-acid sequence: MASSSTATPTRAPHQDVPSGHKPGDGRVGGGLFDPKQLVTSFPDAIRKLDPRVMAKSPVMFVVEVGSVLTTIFAITSPSDWFGWAIAAWLWLTVIFANLAEAVAEGRGKAQADTLRKARTDTVARRLTGGVDGTEEEVPGTALRVGDLVVCEAGDIIPGDGDVVEGVASVDESAITGESAPVIRESGGDRSAVTGGTKVLSDRIVVKITTKPGETFIDRMINLVEGAARQKTPNEIALNILLASLTIVFLLAVVTLQSFAVYAGAEQPMIVLLALLVCLIPTTIGALLSAIGIAGMDRLVQRNVLAVSGRAVEAAGDVSTLLLDKTGTITLGNRQAAEFVPVRGTTEAEVADAAQLSSLADETPEGRSVVILAKEKYGLRERHQGELVDAEWVPFTAQTRMSGVDVTEDGHHRKIRKGATGSVIAWVKERGGEVAADARELTDTISQAGGTPLLVALEDERGPRVLGVIHLKDVVKDGMRERFVELRQMGIKTVMITGDNPLTAKAIADEAGVDDFLAEATPEDKMALIKREQAGGKLVAMTGDGTNDAPALAQADVGVAMNTGTSAAKEAGNMVDLDSNPTKLIEIVEIGKQLLITRGALTTFSIANDVAKYFAIIPAMFAVAYPGLDTLNIMRLSSPNSAILSAVIFNALIIVALVPLALKGVRYRPVSADRMLRRNLGIYGLGGLIAPFIGIKIIDLLISLFPGIR
- the kdpA gene encoding potassium-transporting ATPase subunit KdpA, yielding MSPVLAGVLQLTALIAALALAYRPLGDYMAAVYSSSKHLRVEKVIYRCIGANPDAEMRWPAYLRGVLAFSVAGVLFLFLLQRVQGILPLSFGFASISPDQAFNTAASFVANTNWQSYSGEQAMGHVVQTAGLAVQNFVSAATGIAVAVAIALVRGFAHGIHGRQAGGPTGNLGNFWADLVRGTVRILLPVSVIGALVLVACGAIQNFSGIHEVGRLVNEHGMGGTQQTGGGAYASQEVIKELGTNGGGVANANSSHPFENPNAFTNLFEIFLILVIPFSLTRTFGKLVGTVRQGYAILATMGVIWLGFVCLMMWTEFAHGGTALQAAGAAMEGKETRFGVGASAIFSVSTTLTSTGAVDSFHSSFTAFGGGIDLLGMMLGEIAPGGVGSGLYGMLVMAIIAVFIAGLMVGRTPEYLGKKIGTREIKLAACYILITPTLVLGFSAASMVLPDALGSMLNTKALGAGPHGFSEVLYAFTSGANNNGSAFAGLNADTPWYNTTIGLAILLGRFLPMVFVLALAGSLADQKPIPETAGTLRTEKPLFTGLLVGTILIVTGLTYFPALALGPLAEGLS
- the kdpF gene encoding K(+)-transporting ATPase subunit F → MTVENIVGLIVAVCLLGYLVLALVFPERF
- a CDS encoding DUF3710 domain-containing protein — protein: MFGRRKKNEAPEESAEVAELAEEAASDETVADEEERVSLPPAPRPDGPWDASEVKEPGEGRVDLGGLFVPGVEGMELRVEVAGDAIVAATVVLQDSAVQLQGFAAPRNEGIWGEVREEIASGITQQGGVIDEVEGPLGWELRAQVPVQLPDGTNGVQVVRFVGVDGPRWFLRGVISGQGAVQPQAAGVLEHIFRDTVIVRGDAPMAPRDPIVLKLPDDAQMVPDGVQQEPAETSRFGGGVERLERGPEITEIR
- the dut gene encoding dUTP diphosphatase — its product is MSQVRNPVDVLLRRLDPEVPVPAYGHPGDAGVDLVTTEAAELAPGERAVLPTGVSIALPDGYAAFVHPRSGLAARCGLALVNAPGTVDAGYRGEIKVIVVNLDPRESVRFERFDRIAQLVVQQVEKVRFHEVAELPGSARAEGGFGSTGGHAAVGGSTGGNEYASVGADREGQ